From a region of the Drosophila virilis strain 15010-1051.87 chromosome 3, Dvir_AGI_RSII-ME, whole genome shotgun sequence genome:
- the Eip63F-1 gene encoding calcium-binding protein E63-1 isoform X3, which produces MDHKAIASQVRGELNLRTAFDLLDRNRDGRVTANELQFMLKNLGINVRDEIIHDLIREASHSGNGLINEAEFLQWVGRIQALRDDQQHDENSSNASKPVDEADDVTEDLIAAFRVFDRDGNGFITRDELQTAMEMIGEPLNEAQLEQLLAIADLDQDGRINYEEFTRLLL; this is translated from the exons ATGGATCACAAAGCAATCGCAAGTCAAGTGCGAGGTGAGCTAA accTACGCACAGCATTCGATCTGTTGGATAGAAATCGGGATGGAAGAGTCACGGCAAACGAGTTGCAGTTCATGCTCAAGAATCTGGGCATAAATGTGCGTGATGAAATTATTCATGATCTTATACGTGAGGCGAGCCATTCAG GAAACGGTTTAATCAACGAGGCCGAGTTTCTGCAGTGGGTTGGCAGAATCCAGGCGCTGCGGGACGATCAACAGCACGACGAGAACTCCAGCAATGCCAGCAAGCCGGTAGATGAGGCCGACGATGTCACCGAGGACTTGATAGCTGCATTTAG GGTATTTGATCGTGATGGCAACGGGTTTATTACGCGAGATGAGCTGCAAACCGCTATGGAAATGATTGGAGAGCCGTTGAACGAggcgcagctggagcagctgctcgCAATTGCCGACTTGGATCAAGATGGGCGAATTAATTACGAGG AGTTTACGAGACTTTTGCTGTAA
- the Eip63F-1 gene encoding calcium-binding protein E63-1 isoform X4: protein MDHKAIASQVRDLRTAFDLLDRNRDGRVTANELQFMLKNLGINVRDEIIHDLIREASHSGNGLINEAEFLQWVGRIQALRDDQQHDENSSNASKPVDEADDVTEDLIAAFRVFDRDGNGFITRDELQTAMEMIGEPLNEAQLEQLLAIADLDQDGRINYEEFTRLLL, encoded by the exons ATGGATCACAAAGCAATCGCAAGTCAAGTGCGAG accTACGCACAGCATTCGATCTGTTGGATAGAAATCGGGATGGAAGAGTCACGGCAAACGAGTTGCAGTTCATGCTCAAGAATCTGGGCATAAATGTGCGTGATGAAATTATTCATGATCTTATACGTGAGGCGAGCCATTCAG GAAACGGTTTAATCAACGAGGCCGAGTTTCTGCAGTGGGTTGGCAGAATCCAGGCGCTGCGGGACGATCAACAGCACGACGAGAACTCCAGCAATGCCAGCAAGCCGGTAGATGAGGCCGACGATGTCACCGAGGACTTGATAGCTGCATTTAG GGTATTTGATCGTGATGGCAACGGGTTTATTACGCGAGATGAGCTGCAAACCGCTATGGAAATGATTGGAGAGCCGTTGAACGAggcgcagctggagcagctgctcgCAATTGCCGACTTGGATCAAGATGGGCGAATTAATTACGAGG AGTTTACGAGACTTTTGCTGTAA
- the Eip63F-1 gene encoding calcium-binding protein E63-1 isoform X5, with amino-acid sequence MSKDDKYLRTAFDLLDRNRDGRVTANELQFMLKNLGINVRDEIIHDLIREASHSGNGLINEAEFLQWVGRIQALRDDQQHDENSSNASKPVDEADDVTEDLIAAFRVFDRDGNGFITRDELQTAMEMIGEPLNEAQLEQLLAIADLDQDGRINYEEFTRLLL; translated from the exons accTACGCACAGCATTCGATCTGTTGGATAGAAATCGGGATGGAAGAGTCACGGCAAACGAGTTGCAGTTCATGCTCAAGAATCTGGGCATAAATGTGCGTGATGAAATTATTCATGATCTTATACGTGAGGCGAGCCATTCAG GAAACGGTTTAATCAACGAGGCCGAGTTTCTGCAGTGGGTTGGCAGAATCCAGGCGCTGCGGGACGATCAACAGCACGACGAGAACTCCAGCAATGCCAGCAAGCCGGTAGATGAGGCCGACGATGTCACCGAGGACTTGATAGCTGCATTTAG GGTATTTGATCGTGATGGCAACGGGTTTATTACGCGAGATGAGCTGCAAACCGCTATGGAAATGATTGGAGAGCCGTTGAACGAggcgcagctggagcagctgctcgCAATTGCCGACTTGGATCAAGATGGGCGAATTAATTACGAGG AGTTTACGAGACTTTTGCTGTAA